In a genomic window of Demequina muriae:
- a CDS encoding HAD family hydrolase, which translates to MTGGPVRGLLLDVDDTLVDTRGAFRHALIAVAQEYLSEGIDPELLVQFWRADGSGWYRAHTRGEMTHREQRQRRANELHAEFGGDPMDDEAYDVWDARFERHFREGWRAFEDAAPFLDALDEAGIPYGAVTNADSAYQELKLAACGLDRVEVFVGVDTFGVGKPDARVFVEGVRRLGLDPAEVAYVGDEPDIDAGAAAAAGLTGVWLDRPGARRGTAEETAPTSAGVVRVSGLDEVLSALR; encoded by the coding sequence GTGACGGGCGGCCCGGTCCGGGGCCTGCTGCTCGATGTCGACGACACTCTCGTCGACACGCGCGGCGCCTTCCGTCACGCCCTGATCGCTGTCGCGCAGGAGTATCTGAGCGAAGGGATCGACCCCGAGTTGCTGGTGCAGTTCTGGCGCGCGGACGGCTCCGGCTGGTACCGGGCTCACACGCGCGGCGAGATGACGCACCGCGAGCAGCGTCAGCGGCGCGCGAACGAGCTGCATGCCGAGTTCGGGGGCGACCCCATGGACGACGAGGCCTACGACGTCTGGGACGCCCGCTTCGAGCGTCACTTCCGTGAGGGATGGCGCGCATTCGAGGACGCGGCACCGTTCCTCGACGCCCTCGATGAGGCTGGCATCCCCTACGGCGCCGTCACCAACGCGGACTCGGCCTACCAGGAGCTCAAGCTGGCTGCCTGCGGGCTCGACCGCGTCGAGGTGTTCGTGGGGGTCGACACGTTCGGCGTCGGCAAGCCCGATGCGCGGGTGTTCGTCGAGGGCGTGCGTCGCCTGGGCCTCGACCCGGCAGAGGTCGCCTACGTGGGGGACGAGCCCGACATCGACGCGGGCGCCGCAGCCGCTGCGGGGCTGACCGGCGTGTGGCTCGACCGACCCGGCGCACGCCGAGGGACGGCAGAAGAGACGGCGCCCACGTCGGCGGGCGTCGTGCGCGTCAGCGGACTGGACGAGGTTCTCTCCGCGCTCCGGTAA